The following coding sequences are from one Halictus rubicundus isolate RS-2024b chromosome 11, iyHalRubi1_principal, whole genome shotgun sequence window:
- the LOC143359112 gene encoding uncharacterized protein LOC143359112 isoform X1, with the protein MNLALHGFLLQVFLSILNLQHGSVLCSAGEPGYLDFDNLPETNFSCQGKVIGGYYADVEAGCQMFHVCTIGQKDLVSDEIMDIKFLCLNGTVFDQETRVCERVDEVDCSKSERFYNLNLELYGNSAVTLSLHENSEDDIDPLVSIDDHPQRTTSARPSTTTSTTTTTSKPNKPSTTPASSTFSHPTGYPQHFQPQPPFPQVHTSQSKSLYDDKNGGYHHQYIFHNGERSNNPQATSYQLFSNQGVSSTTVQPPQVHQIRFSSTPSPQIIHNEPSTVSPLFHATSSTIQTLLSNNGNSPALINPIFHNHGIASTTEQFTLRNNSPRETSEYRESGEQSIRPLEAVQPTSKGKVSKLTISPVPTPSEPQRSVQTKTSQTSHQQRISGNFLPTPATDETTVRSFYPTLRSVSKPTQSTSEQVTQHIHVLPPVPIPQLKPHQITINLPPPEIQRIVQNPSPLLPSQSRVIVTAKASVSDESGRPLNTTQLVTLPLPTIPASYDDYKEGDESFDPFYRDVPKIRNARRVAVTKTSLRVRRSVGETKNSMVSFVYGGDRPKRQEVQVVNINDKVRNKKKTPEEAPSDFQAIKDSLMKFRDILFGGEFNEDTIRNVFEGSNLQATESGKVKAKGKASLEDLDMKASKNFKAKEYEDSEYDADSKDSKDDDAEYYDGPSKVNTKESDAEEYVDVQGNEEEADSTDSKEEDSKEEDARDEENKEVDADGVKHVEGKRVIDIVILDPNEYVKMKSSTQGSLDSATEEDPTTTNAPILSTTEQTTQSTLPVIELTKKKGSKDSKESGDEAKGTKHSSKYSIEELEEVSTSKPSKNVEDKKKEGSNEESKTHKSKEQAETKPTVKRKSSRIRSFSGKVASRKDPKSEEVEAQNEKSTEPTDEEKIVTTTPVVEFEIEQIDKHIFDEPESQTSKEVDTRAVGHQGYAKSLQGGKDQGVEKDDRKGDANEYGTLNKQVESLAIDEKEHEEKLEEKHEEEDEEKLEEKHEEEDEEKLEERHEEEDEEKLEEEHEEEDEEKHKEKHGRKDEQKDEEGHEEKHEEKTTVSSLNDDIEKEDEKPVEEPAKAKEKLSKKEKHREDSSIESLEDKTSTDASDEETKDSEETKNSEELTDSEDTPVVKTGSRRGKSMKFETSKEVITHRQDKSRKFSDEDEEKEFQEYSTIKGEEVTSQEVSSEYHDSTESFYDSSHEINTENDYKDPTTDTDSAEDSTSKEDTVEENDEDKPEDDHENSTEGVLKYTDELPKEKKEELADSKKSSDSVENSAHDYVDDNYEPDNYKEMEAAKEEEKKKIKDEVGKSEESSEDQVEVTTKSSDTEAEKEDEKKSTDSSGEHLQPTTSTTTTTSTTTTTTTTTTTVRPPPPKLFKPISIRKSYTYSPPTTTPNPVVIKPRISLLNPKPAKPPKSYNELAPKPVIRKFTLLTRKATTTLPTTTVRDEDSTETTEVPVMMTEIPVALTEAPVTTTEARSEENVLEVKLEQEKSPAKDLMQNDHPPVKNEGDQDSSPSEQKSPPNVQKEESLSSTESFTPYPVTRLSNLASTIRETLKEIESTTDQTSTTKNYALIDLEIVSTTVPPIATIPSDPDKEETTTLTVMQQEVSTETSTKAHQDSTETSLAPEPSPETSTQTTTTETVLSSSKEPGEVVSTTSRYLNRKQANLKRPDSFNCLEKEMYRFYGDTRDCRLFHYCSPGFTSKQVLDFRFVCEEGTAFDEQSQSCRHDVPKGLCPNRKW; encoded by the exons CCTCCATGAGAACAGCGAGGACGACATCGACCCCCTGGTATCCATAGACGACCACCCCCAGCGCaccacgtcagccagaccctcGACCACAACATCAACGACCACCACTACCTCCAAGCCCAACAAGCCATCAACAACGCCAGCTTCCAGCACCTTCTCGCACCCCACAGGCTACCCTCAGCACTTCCAGCCTCAGCCACCCTTCCCCCAAGTGCACACCAGTCAGTCCAAGTCCTTGTACGACGACAAGAATGGCGGCTACCACCATCAGTACATCTTCCACAACGGGGAGAGGAGTAACAATCCGCAGGCTACTTCCTATCAGCTTTTCAGCAACCAGGGTGTCAGTTCTACCACAGTCCAGCCTCCTCAGGTGCACCAGATCAGATTCAGCTCCACTCCCAGTCCTCAGATCATCCACAATGAACCTTCGACGGTGTCACCCTTGTTCCATGCGACCTCCTCTACAATCCAAACGCTGCTGAGCAACAATGGGAACAGTCCTGCGCTGATCAACCCTATATTCCATAACCATGGGATAGCCAGCACCACGGAGCAGTTCACCCTGCGCAATAACAGTCCCAGGGAGACTTCTGAGTACCGCGAGAGTGGAGAGCAGAGCATCAGGCCTCTAGAAGCTGTCCAGCCGACCAGCAAAGGAAAG GTATCGAAGCTGACGATCTCCCCAGTGCCAACGCCATCAGAACCTCAACGATCGGTGCAGACCAAGACCAGCCAGACCTCGCATCAGCAAAGAATCTCTGGAAACTTCTTGCCCACCCCAGCAACCGATGAGACTACTGTTAGATCATTTTATCCCACCCTGAGGAGCGTCTCGAAGCCCACACAGTCGACCAGCGAGCAGGTCACCCAGCATATACACGTGCTGCCACCTGTGCCCATACCCCAGCTGAAACCTCATCAGATCACCATCAACCTGCCACCACCAGAAATCCAGAGAATCGTGCAGAACCCCTCGCCTTTGCTACCTTCCCAGTCCAGGGTGATAGTCACTGCTAAGGCCAGCGTCAGTGATGAGTCTGGTAGACCCCTGAACACCACCCAGTTGGTAACCTTACCGCTACCAACCATACCAGCCAGCTATGATGACTATAAGGAAGGGGACGAGTCTTTTGACCCCTTCTACAGAGATGTCCCTAAGATTCGCAATGCTAGACGAGTAGCAGTCACGAAAACGTCATTGAGAGTCAGGAGGTCAGTTGGTGAGACCAAGAACTCTATGGTGTCCTTTGTCTATGGGGGTGACAGGCCCAAAAGACAAGAAGTCCAGGTGGTAAACATCAACGATAAGGTTAGAAACAAGAAGAAGACTCCGGAGGAAGCGCCTTCAGACTTCCAGGCCATCAAGGACAGTTTGATGAAGTTCAGGGACATTCTTTTTGGTGGAGAGTTTAATGAGGACACTATCCGCAATGTTTTTGAGGGAAGCAATCTCCAGGCTACTGAGTCTGGGAAGGTAAAAGCGAAGGGCAAAGCGTCTTTGGAGGACCTGGACATGAAGGCCTCGAAGAATTTCAAGGCTAAGGAGTATGAAGACAGTGAATATGATGCTGATAGTAAGGATAGCAAGGATGATGATGCTGAGTACTATGATGGTCCTTCGAAAGTGAACACGAAGGAGTCTGATGCTGAAGAGTATGTTGATGTTCAGGGTAATGAAGAGGAGGCAGACTCTACGGATTCTAAGGAAGAGGACTCGAAAGAAGAGGATGCTAGGGATGAGGAAAACAAGGAAGTTGATGCTGATGGTGTAAAGCACGTGGAAGGCAAAAGGGTTATTGACATTGTCATACTGGATCCAAACGAGTACGTGAAGATGAAATCCTCGACTCAAGGAAGCCTTGACAGTGCCACTGAAGAGGATCCTACTACAACTAATGCCCCAATCCTTTCTACAACAGAGCAGACCACTCAATCCACGTTACCTGTTATTGAACTGACCAAGAAGAAGGGTTCTAAAGACTCGAAGGAATCTGGTGACGAAGCTAAAGGTACTAAACACTCTTCAAAGTACTCCATCGAAGAACTTGAAGAAGTCAGCACAAGCAAACCGTCTAAGAATGTTGAGGACAAGAAAAAGGAAGGGTCGAATGAGGAAAGCAAGACTCACAAGTCCAAAGAACAAGCTGAGACCAAGCCTACTGTCAAGAGAAAAAGTTCTAGGATAAGGTCTTTCTCAGGGAAGGTAGCTTCGAGGAAGGACCCAAAGAGTGAGGAAGTTGAAGCCCAAAATGAGAAGTCCACTGAGCCAACTGATGAGGAGAAGATTGTGACTACGACTCCAGTTGTGGAGTTTGAGATTGAACAAATTGATAAGCATATCTTTGATGAACCAGAGTCTCAGACTTCGAAGGAGGTAGACACCAGGGCTGTGGGACATCAGGGCTACGCAAAAAGTCTTCAGGGTGGGAAGGATCAGGGTGTGGAAAAGGATGATAGAAAGGGAGATGCTAATGAGTACGGGACTTTGAACAAGCAGGTGGAGAGCTTGGCGATAGACGAAAAGGAACATGAAGAGAAGCTTGAAGAGAAACATGAAGAGGAGGACGAAGAGAAGCTTGAAGAGAAACATGAAGAGGAGGATGAAGAGAAGCTTGAAGAGAGACATGAAGAGGAGGACGAAGAGAAGCTTGAAGAGGAACATGAAGAGGAGGACGAAGAGAAGCATAAAGAGAAGCATGGCAGGAAAGATGAACAGAAAGATGAAGAGGGACACGAAGAGAAACATGAAGAGAAGACTACAGTTTCTAGCTTGAATGACGATATCGAGAAAGAGGATGAGAAGCCAGTTGAGGAGCCTGCCAAAGCAAAGGAGAAGCTGTCGAAGAAGGAGAAGCACAGAGAGGATTCTTCAATTGAAAGTTTAGAGGATAAGACTAGTACCGATGCTAGTGATGAAGAGACCAAGGACTCTGAAGAGACCAAGAACTCTGAAGAGCTTACGGATTCTGAAGACACTCCTGTAGTCAAAACAGGATCTAGAAGAGGTAAGAGCATGAAGTTCGAGACATCTAAGGAAGTCATCACTCATAGACAGGACAAGAGCAGGAAGTTCTCTGACGAAGATGAAGAGAAGGAGTTCCAGGAATATTCGACGATAAAGGGTGAGGAGGTCACCTCCCAGGAGGTGTCTTCAGAGTACCACGACTCTACAGAATCCTTCTATGACAGCAGTCATGAGATCAACACAGAGAACGACTACAAGGACCCAACCACTGATACTGACTCTGCAGAAGATTCTACCTCCAAAGAAGACACTGTTGAAGAGAACGACGAAGACAAGCCGGAAGATGATCACGAGAACAGTACAGAGGGTGTGTTGAAGTATACCGATGAGCTGCCTaaggagaagaaggaggagTTGGCGGACAGCAAGAAGTCTTCAGATTCTGTGGAGAACAGTGCCCATGACTACGTTGATGACAATTACGAGCCTGATAATTACAAGGAGATGGAGGCTGCTAAGgaagaggagaagaagaagattaAGGATGAGGTTGGCAAAAGTGAAGAGAGTTCTGAAGACCAAGTTGAAGTTACTACCAAGTCTTCAGACACTGAGGCAGAGAAAGAGGACGAAAAGAAGTCTACAGATTCAAGTGGCGAGCACTTGCAGCCGACAACATCTACGACGACAACAACATCCACAACCACAACCACAACCACAACTACGACGACAGTTAGGCCACCACCTCCAAAGCTGTTCAAGCCCATCTCGATCAGGAAGAGCTACACCTACAGCCCTCCCACGACGACTCCCAACCCTGTCGTCATCAAACCCAGGATCAGTTTGCTGAATCCAAAGCCAGCAAAGCCTCCTAAGTCTTATAATGAGCTAGCCCCTAAGCCTGTCATCAGGAAGTTTACCTTATTGACACGGAAGGCTACCACGACACTTCCAACGACCACTGTCAGGGATGAGGATTCGACAGAGACGACAGAAGTCCCAGTGATGATGACAGAGATCCCAGTGGCCCTGACAGAGGCTCCTGTCACCACGACAGAGGCTAGAAGTGAGGAGAACGTCCTAGAGGTGAAGCTGGAGCAGGAAAAGAGTCCAGCAAAGGATCTGATGCAGAATGATCATCCTCCGGTAAAGAACGAAGGGGACCAAGACTCTAGTCCTTCAGAGCAGAAGTCTCCACCGAATGTCCAAAAGGAGGAGAGTCTCAGCAGCACTGAGAGCTTCACACCGTACCCTGTGACCAGACTCTCGAACCTAGCTTCTACCATCCGAGAAACTTTGAAGGAGATCGAGTCTACCACTGATCAAACATCGACGACCAAGAACTATGCGTTGATCGATCTGGAGATCGTCAGCACGACGGTTCCTCCGATTGCTACCATTCCCAGTGATCCTGACAAAGAGGAGACAACCACTCTCACGGTCATGCAGCAGGAAGTGTCCACTGAGACGTCCACAAAGGCTCACCAGGACTCCACAGAGACGTCCTTGGCTCCTGAGCCTTCTCCCGAGACTTCGACTCAGACCACCACCACTGAGACTGTCCTGAGCTCGTCCAAAGAACCCGGAGAGGTAGTCTCGACGACCTCGAGATACTTGAATCGCAAACAAGCGAACCTGAAGAGGCCAGACAGTTTCAATTGTCTGGAGAAAGAGATGTACCGTTTCTATGGCGACACCAGGGACTGCAGGCTGTTCCACTATTGCTCCCCTGGGTTTACTTCGAAGCAGGTCCTCGACTTCCGGTTCGTCTGCGAAGAGGGCACAGCCTTTGACGAGCAAAGTCAGAGCTGCAGACACGATGTCCCCAAAGGGTTGTGCCCGAACAGGAAGTGGTAA
- the LOC143359112 gene encoding uncharacterized protein LOC143359112 isoform X2 has product MNLALHGFLLQVFLSILNLQHGSVLCSAGEPGYLDFDNLPETNFSCQGKVIGGYYADVEAGCQMFHVCTIGQKDEIMDIKFLCLNGTVFDQETRVCERVDEVDCSKSERFYNLNLELYGNSAVTLSLHENSEDDIDPLVSIDDHPQRTTSARPSTTTSTTTTTSKPNKPSTTPASSTFSHPTGYPQHFQPQPPFPQVHTSQSKSLYDDKNGGYHHQYIFHNGERSNNPQATSYQLFSNQGVSSTTVQPPQVHQIRFSSTPSPQIIHNEPSTVSPLFHATSSTIQTLLSNNGNSPALINPIFHNHGIASTTEQFTLRNNSPRETSEYRESGEQSIRPLEAVQPTSKGKVSKLTISPVPTPSEPQRSVQTKTSQTSHQQRISGNFLPTPATDETTVRSFYPTLRSVSKPTQSTSEQVTQHIHVLPPVPIPQLKPHQITINLPPPEIQRIVQNPSPLLPSQSRVIVTAKASVSDESGRPLNTTQLVTLPLPTIPASYDDYKEGDESFDPFYRDVPKIRNARRVAVTKTSLRVRRSVGETKNSMVSFVYGGDRPKRQEVQVVNINDKVRNKKKTPEEAPSDFQAIKDSLMKFRDILFGGEFNEDTIRNVFEGSNLQATESGKVKAKGKASLEDLDMKASKNFKAKEYEDSEYDADSKDSKDDDAEYYDGPSKVNTKESDAEEYVDVQGNEEEADSTDSKEEDSKEEDARDEENKEVDADGVKHVEGKRVIDIVILDPNEYVKMKSSTQGSLDSATEEDPTTTNAPILSTTEQTTQSTLPVIELTKKKGSKDSKESGDEAKGTKHSSKYSIEELEEVSTSKPSKNVEDKKKEGSNEESKTHKSKEQAETKPTVKRKSSRIRSFSGKVASRKDPKSEEVEAQNEKSTEPTDEEKIVTTTPVVEFEIEQIDKHIFDEPESQTSKEVDTRAVGHQGYAKSLQGGKDQGVEKDDRKGDANEYGTLNKQVESLAIDEKEHEEKLEEKHEEEDEEKLEEKHEEEDEEKLEERHEEEDEEKLEEEHEEEDEEKHKEKHGRKDEQKDEEGHEEKHEEKTTVSSLNDDIEKEDEKPVEEPAKAKEKLSKKEKHREDSSIESLEDKTSTDASDEETKDSEETKNSEELTDSEDTPVVKTGSRRGKSMKFETSKEVITHRQDKSRKFSDEDEEKEFQEYSTIKGEEVTSQEVSSEYHDSTESFYDSSHEINTENDYKDPTTDTDSAEDSTSKEDTVEENDEDKPEDDHENSTEGVLKYTDELPKEKKEELADSKKSSDSVENSAHDYVDDNYEPDNYKEMEAAKEEEKKKIKDEVGKSEESSEDQVEVTTKSSDTEAEKEDEKKSTDSSGEHLQPTTSTTTTTSTTTTTTTTTTTVRPPPPKLFKPISIRKSYTYSPPTTTPNPVVIKPRISLLNPKPAKPPKSYNELAPKPVIRKFTLLTRKATTTLPTTTVRDEDSTETTEVPVMMTEIPVALTEAPVTTTEARSEENVLEVKLEQEKSPAKDLMQNDHPPVKNEGDQDSSPSEQKSPPNVQKEESLSSTESFTPYPVTRLSNLASTIRETLKEIESTTDQTSTTKNYALIDLEIVSTTVPPIATIPSDPDKEETTTLTVMQQEVSTETSTKAHQDSTETSLAPEPSPETSTQTTTTETVLSSSKEPGEVVSTTSRYLNRKQANLKRPDSFNCLEKEMYRFYGDTRDCRLFHYCSPGFTSKQVLDFRFVCEEGTAFDEQSQSCRHDVPKGLCPNRKW; this is encoded by the exons CCTCCATGAGAACAGCGAGGACGACATCGACCCCCTGGTATCCATAGACGACCACCCCCAGCGCaccacgtcagccagaccctcGACCACAACATCAACGACCACCACTACCTCCAAGCCCAACAAGCCATCAACAACGCCAGCTTCCAGCACCTTCTCGCACCCCACAGGCTACCCTCAGCACTTCCAGCCTCAGCCACCCTTCCCCCAAGTGCACACCAGTCAGTCCAAGTCCTTGTACGACGACAAGAATGGCGGCTACCACCATCAGTACATCTTCCACAACGGGGAGAGGAGTAACAATCCGCAGGCTACTTCCTATCAGCTTTTCAGCAACCAGGGTGTCAGTTCTACCACAGTCCAGCCTCCTCAGGTGCACCAGATCAGATTCAGCTCCACTCCCAGTCCTCAGATCATCCACAATGAACCTTCGACGGTGTCACCCTTGTTCCATGCGACCTCCTCTACAATCCAAACGCTGCTGAGCAACAATGGGAACAGTCCTGCGCTGATCAACCCTATATTCCATAACCATGGGATAGCCAGCACCACGGAGCAGTTCACCCTGCGCAATAACAGTCCCAGGGAGACTTCTGAGTACCGCGAGAGTGGAGAGCAGAGCATCAGGCCTCTAGAAGCTGTCCAGCCGACCAGCAAAGGAAAG GTATCGAAGCTGACGATCTCCCCAGTGCCAACGCCATCAGAACCTCAACGATCGGTGCAGACCAAGACCAGCCAGACCTCGCATCAGCAAAGAATCTCTGGAAACTTCTTGCCCACCCCAGCAACCGATGAGACTACTGTTAGATCATTTTATCCCACCCTGAGGAGCGTCTCGAAGCCCACACAGTCGACCAGCGAGCAGGTCACCCAGCATATACACGTGCTGCCACCTGTGCCCATACCCCAGCTGAAACCTCATCAGATCACCATCAACCTGCCACCACCAGAAATCCAGAGAATCGTGCAGAACCCCTCGCCTTTGCTACCTTCCCAGTCCAGGGTGATAGTCACTGCTAAGGCCAGCGTCAGTGATGAGTCTGGTAGACCCCTGAACACCACCCAGTTGGTAACCTTACCGCTACCAACCATACCAGCCAGCTATGATGACTATAAGGAAGGGGACGAGTCTTTTGACCCCTTCTACAGAGATGTCCCTAAGATTCGCAATGCTAGACGAGTAGCAGTCACGAAAACGTCATTGAGAGTCAGGAGGTCAGTTGGTGAGACCAAGAACTCTATGGTGTCCTTTGTCTATGGGGGTGACAGGCCCAAAAGACAAGAAGTCCAGGTGGTAAACATCAACGATAAGGTTAGAAACAAGAAGAAGACTCCGGAGGAAGCGCCTTCAGACTTCCAGGCCATCAAGGACAGTTTGATGAAGTTCAGGGACATTCTTTTTGGTGGAGAGTTTAATGAGGACACTATCCGCAATGTTTTTGAGGGAAGCAATCTCCAGGCTACTGAGTCTGGGAAGGTAAAAGCGAAGGGCAAAGCGTCTTTGGAGGACCTGGACATGAAGGCCTCGAAGAATTTCAAGGCTAAGGAGTATGAAGACAGTGAATATGATGCTGATAGTAAGGATAGCAAGGATGATGATGCTGAGTACTATGATGGTCCTTCGAAAGTGAACACGAAGGAGTCTGATGCTGAAGAGTATGTTGATGTTCAGGGTAATGAAGAGGAGGCAGACTCTACGGATTCTAAGGAAGAGGACTCGAAAGAAGAGGATGCTAGGGATGAGGAAAACAAGGAAGTTGATGCTGATGGTGTAAAGCACGTGGAAGGCAAAAGGGTTATTGACATTGTCATACTGGATCCAAACGAGTACGTGAAGATGAAATCCTCGACTCAAGGAAGCCTTGACAGTGCCACTGAAGAGGATCCTACTACAACTAATGCCCCAATCCTTTCTACAACAGAGCAGACCACTCAATCCACGTTACCTGTTATTGAACTGACCAAGAAGAAGGGTTCTAAAGACTCGAAGGAATCTGGTGACGAAGCTAAAGGTACTAAACACTCTTCAAAGTACTCCATCGAAGAACTTGAAGAAGTCAGCACAAGCAAACCGTCTAAGAATGTTGAGGACAAGAAAAAGGAAGGGTCGAATGAGGAAAGCAAGACTCACAAGTCCAAAGAACAAGCTGAGACCAAGCCTACTGTCAAGAGAAAAAGTTCTAGGATAAGGTCTTTCTCAGGGAAGGTAGCTTCGAGGAAGGACCCAAAGAGTGAGGAAGTTGAAGCCCAAAATGAGAAGTCCACTGAGCCAACTGATGAGGAGAAGATTGTGACTACGACTCCAGTTGTGGAGTTTGAGATTGAACAAATTGATAAGCATATCTTTGATGAACCAGAGTCTCAGACTTCGAAGGAGGTAGACACCAGGGCTGTGGGACATCAGGGCTACGCAAAAAGTCTTCAGGGTGGGAAGGATCAGGGTGTGGAAAAGGATGATAGAAAGGGAGATGCTAATGAGTACGGGACTTTGAACAAGCAGGTGGAGAGCTTGGCGATAGACGAAAAGGAACATGAAGAGAAGCTTGAAGAGAAACATGAAGAGGAGGACGAAGAGAAGCTTGAAGAGAAACATGAAGAGGAGGATGAAGAGAAGCTTGAAGAGAGACATGAAGAGGAGGACGAAGAGAAGCTTGAAGAGGAACATGAAGAGGAGGACGAAGAGAAGCATAAAGAGAAGCATGGCAGGAAAGATGAACAGAAAGATGAAGAGGGACACGAAGAGAAACATGAAGAGAAGACTACAGTTTCTAGCTTGAATGACGATATCGAGAAAGAGGATGAGAAGCCAGTTGAGGAGCCTGCCAAAGCAAAGGAGAAGCTGTCGAAGAAGGAGAAGCACAGAGAGGATTCTTCAATTGAAAGTTTAGAGGATAAGACTAGTACCGATGCTAGTGATGAAGAGACCAAGGACTCTGAAGAGACCAAGAACTCTGAAGAGCTTACGGATTCTGAAGACACTCCTGTAGTCAAAACAGGATCTAGAAGAGGTAAGAGCATGAAGTTCGAGACATCTAAGGAAGTCATCACTCATAGACAGGACAAGAGCAGGAAGTTCTCTGACGAAGATGAAGAGAAGGAGTTCCAGGAATATTCGACGATAAAGGGTGAGGAGGTCACCTCCCAGGAGGTGTCTTCAGAGTACCACGACTCTACAGAATCCTTCTATGACAGCAGTCATGAGATCAACACAGAGAACGACTACAAGGACCCAACCACTGATACTGACTCTGCAGAAGATTCTACCTCCAAAGAAGACACTGTTGAAGAGAACGACGAAGACAAGCCGGAAGATGATCACGAGAACAGTACAGAGGGTGTGTTGAAGTATACCGATGAGCTGCCTaaggagaagaaggaggagTTGGCGGACAGCAAGAAGTCTTCAGATTCTGTGGAGAACAGTGCCCATGACTACGTTGATGACAATTACGAGCCTGATAATTACAAGGAGATGGAGGCTGCTAAGgaagaggagaagaagaagattaAGGATGAGGTTGGCAAAAGTGAAGAGAGTTCTGAAGACCAAGTTGAAGTTACTACCAAGTCTTCAGACACTGAGGCAGAGAAAGAGGACGAAAAGAAGTCTACAGATTCAAGTGGCGAGCACTTGCAGCCGACAACATCTACGACGACAACAACATCCACAACCACAACCACAACCACAACTACGACGACAGTTAGGCCACCACCTCCAAAGCTGTTCAAGCCCATCTCGATCAGGAAGAGCTACACCTACAGCCCTCCCACGACGACTCCCAACCCTGTCGTCATCAAACCCAGGATCAGTTTGCTGAATCCAAAGCCAGCAAAGCCTCCTAAGTCTTATAATGAGCTAGCCCCTAAGCCTGTCATCAGGAAGTTTACCTTATTGACACGGAAGGCTACCACGACACTTCCAACGACCACTGTCAGGGATGAGGATTCGACAGAGACGACAGAAGTCCCAGTGATGATGACAGAGATCCCAGTGGCCCTGACAGAGGCTCCTGTCACCACGACAGAGGCTAGAAGTGAGGAGAACGTCCTAGAGGTGAAGCTGGAGCAGGAAAAGAGTCCAGCAAAGGATCTGATGCAGAATGATCATCCTCCGGTAAAGAACGAAGGGGACCAAGACTCTAGTCCTTCAGAGCAGAAGTCTCCACCGAATGTCCAAAAGGAGGAGAGTCTCAGCAGCACTGAGAGCTTCACACCGTACCCTGTGACCAGACTCTCGAACCTAGCTTCTACCATCCGAGAAACTTTGAAGGAGATCGAGTCTACCACTGATCAAACATCGACGACCAAGAACTATGCGTTGATCGATCTGGAGATCGTCAGCACGACGGTTCCTCCGATTGCTACCATTCCCAGTGATCCTGACAAAGAGGAGACAACCACTCTCACGGTCATGCAGCAGGAAGTGTCCACTGAGACGTCCACAAAGGCTCACCAGGACTCCACAGAGACGTCCTTGGCTCCTGAGCCTTCTCCCGAGACTTCGACTCAGACCACCACCACTGAGACTGTCCTGAGCTCGTCCAAAGAACCCGGAGAGGTAGTCTCGACGACCTCGAGATACTTGAATCGCAAACAAGCGAACCTGAAGAGGCCAGACAGTTTCAATTGTCTGGAGAAAGAGATGTACCGTTTCTATGGCGACACCAGGGACTGCAGGCTGTTCCACTATTGCTCCCCTGGGTTTACTTCGAAGCAGGTCCTCGACTTCCGGTTCGTCTGCGAAGAGGGCACAGCCTTTGACGAGCAAAGTCAGAGCTGCAGACACGATGTCCCCAAAGGGTTGTGCCCGAACAGGAAGTGGTAA
- the LOC143359123 gene encoding uncharacterized protein LOC143359123, giving the protein MKSIIVLTVFCSLAVARAGYLAPVLDSPEVAQAKAAHLATQAYEAARNTLGYVHVPVLTRVFTPAITYGAPIGVDGRVVDTPEVAEAKAAHLAAHALEAAKKQGMYPYGALAYSGIPYAYRYGYGAPLGPDGRVIDTPEVAEAKAAHLAAHAQAAKDVGKI; this is encoded by the exons ATGAAATCGATT ATCGTCCTCACAGTGTTCTGCAGTTTGGCAGTAGCTCGAGCAGGGTACCTGGCTCC AGTTTTGGACTCGCCTGAGGTGGCGCAAGCGAAAGCTGCCCACCTAGCCACACAGGCGTACGAGGCTGCCAGGAACACGCTGGGCTACGTACACGTGCCTGTCTTGACCCGTGTCTTCACACCTGCAATTACCTACGGCGCGCCCATCGGCGTCGATGGCCGGGTCGTCGATACGCCTGAGGTCGCGGAAGCGAAGGCTGCTCATCTTGCAGCTCACGCGCTG GAGGCCGCCAAAAAGCAAGGAATGTATCCGTATGGTGCTCTGGCGTATTCTGGCATACCATATGCTTATAGATACGGATATGGTGCCCCTCTTGGCCCTGATGGCAGAGTGATTGACACACCGGAAGTGGCAGAAGCGAAGGCTGCGCACTTGGCGGCGCATGCACAGGCTGCAAAAGATGTTGGGAAAATCTGA
- the Cpr92f gene encoding cuticular protein 92F, producing the protein MRSILLFSCLVLSATALPGYAPFPAYAGYHGPPAPLAHDGRVVDTPEVAHAKAAHLAAHAVEAAKASPLGYADYDGRYEEYSGTYAAAPLQAAYHGPPAPLAHDGRVVDTPEVAHAKAAHLAAHAEQISKIAHLSYAEPYPQPHW; encoded by the exons ATGAGATCCATC CTCCTCTTCTCGTGCCTCGTGCTCTCGGCAACGGCGCTGCCGGGCTACGCCCCTTTCCCCGCCTACGCGGGTTACCACGGCCCCCCAGCCCCACTAGCTCACGACGGTAGGGTGGTTGACACCCCGGAGGTAGCGCACGCGAAGGCAGCGCACCTGGCGGCGCACGCGGTGGAAGCTGCTAAAGCTTCTCCACTCGGCTACGCTGACTATGACGGCAGATACGAAGAGTATAGCGGAACGTACGCTGCTGCGCCGTTGCAGGCAGCGTACCATGGACCTCCTGCTCCATTGGCCCACGACGGACGAGTGGTCGACACACCCGAAGTGGCCCACGCCAAAGCCGCCCACTTGGCAGCCCATGCTGAACAAATTTCGAAGATTGCTCATCTCTCTTACGCGGAGCCCTATCCCCAGCCCCACTGGTGA